A window of Plodia interpunctella isolate USDA-ARS_2022_Savannah chromosome 3, ilPloInte3.2, whole genome shotgun sequence genomic DNA:
attcaaCATAGAATAATCAACTGAATGCttgaaaaactaaataaatagcaaCGATATTTCGATTTCTAATAAAGCAATAGatcgatttatatatttcagtatCATTGCCCAGACGCAATACCGAGGGGAACTAAGTTACTTGCGtgtttttcttctaaataaatagataggtatatttttcaaGAAATAATCTCTAAAAGATAGTCTTCCTGTCTATGGTAACAATGTTTACTCTAAAGATAAATTGAAATgcaaaagtattataattagcTTAATAACTCCTTCGTTAAAGGTCTTGCTTGCGTGCACATCGAGCGCAAGACAACTGTACATCGCGGGAACCAGCCCCTTATTCTAAAATTAGATGTCTACAGATTGGTCGCTCGAATTCATACTCATTAGCATTATCTAAACACAAACCATAATATTCTAGTTCAGAGCACCTTATAATTGTAGAGATCATCACATACTAGATGACGCACGGACCATCACATGGCACCTTCGGCTGTACATGAATATcatacagatttatatataggtTACAAGGTACATATggacaatttacaaaatacaaatcattaaaataacagGCACGTCAACAATGTAAAAATGACCGATATGAAAATATCGAGAGACTCGTTTTCTTTCACTACTGTCGGTCAATCAACCATGTACAACACAAATTACAAGAGAAATTGTTCTGAGTATTCCTTCTGTTTTCGATTAGAGAGCGAATTAAGATTTCGTCCCGTATCCGCGGGCGTGTTGGAAGTCTGTCACGAACGCAAATGAGATTGCTCAGTTATCACAAGTCACAGCGGAATCTGAAGTCACAGTAGTATCACAAAGTATCACTAGACGTCGCTTTCGGCGTCGGTGACGTGCGCGGGCTGGCCGAAGTTCCTGGTGATGGACTCGCTGACGGTGCGGATGTTGGCGAGGTAGCGGTGCGCCGGCTCGTCAGAGTCGTACACGGCGCTCAGCGACTCCAGCGACACCAGCGCCTCGGAGTCCAGCAGACGGGAGGACGCCCGGGAGGAGACGTCGTCGTCGCGGTCGAAGTAGCAGGAGTTGACGTCGCTGAGCGCCGCCTCGGCGTCGGTGAGCCCCGCCTCGTTCAGCATGGACACGTTCTCCAGCGCCGGGTCGTCCGTGGTGTAGCCCGTGCTCTCCGGCTGCCCGCCCTCCCCGTCCCCCTCACCCTCCGAACATGACGAACTCCACTCGGATTGACTCTCCCCGTAGAGGCCCATTTCTCTATGATTCGAAGTGGTCACctaatagatagatatttcatttgtaggtttactattatttttaattctttgaCATGCTAATTTACggtggtaaataaataatacatcgatgtatattattatttatttactacccaaaaaaaacataaacatttacCCGGTTATGAAGTCTCTCCTGGATTTCATTTTCATGCTTCTCCTTCGAGGTTATCGCTTCCGCCTTTCGTTCGCTCGTTGAACTAAAACAAGTAATACAATTTCAATGCACAAACTGTGAATTTCTCAGGGcataagtaaatttatgaaGTGTTATGAGATCAGATTTACGTCTCCATAGATAGACAAATGCAATTCGTTTACAATACAATGTTTATatacaatatcaaaataagtaaaaatacacataattatgtaatcgTGATACAATTAGATGTTGAAATATCCTTAATCAACCCAGGTAGTGCCGGACCCCTTCCGGCTAACAAAACAAGTATTCAGCAGGCTCCACTGGGCGAGGCGGGACTTGTCACTAGATGTCGTCGCGGGTAGTCGTAAAATAGATCtcatagatagataaactttgtacatgtaatatttacattaaaacaatatttacgaTTGAAAAAAAGTACAAGACGATGTGCACTTCGATGCGATAAACGTACAAGTAAAAACGATGGAAAAAAACTggcagatgcctttaggctacTTGAAGAAAATCCGGCACAAGTGTGCAATAACGCATTCAAAATGAAGAAGCTGACTTTAGCCACCTCGATGTATAGGGTACCTGCGGCTGCGGCCGATGTGGTTGGTCTCGGGCAGCTCGACCACGACGTCGGTGGGCAGCACGCCCGGGAAGTCGGGCGGGCCGGGCTCCGCGCGGGCCAGCTGTGCGATGGCCGCCAGCCCCACCAGGTGCAGCGGGCTGCTGTTGTTGTTGCCCATGCTGCTGCTGGAGCCCGTGCGCCCCGGCTCTAGCGACGGGTTTTGGCCCCTAACgagtaatattaaatagtatactaatttgctaaattatactaaatttaGTAATgagtaattataaatatttttaatcaggAGATGTAATTATGCTCACCttaattctaatttcaatTCCTTGCGCTCCACTTTCTGTGGATTACTTTTGATAACATTCTTATCATCGAGCAGCCTCTGTATCTCTCTCTCGAAAGGCGGGACGCAAACGACGTCGGTGGGGCTGCGCTTGGGGAAGGGGTCGCGGGCGTCGTGGTTCAGGTGCTTGAGGTTGTgggcgcgggcgcggctgCCGGAGCCCGAGAACGAGCCGGCCCGCTGCCCGAGGCGCCCGACGTCTTTTTTATCAGTTTGGCAGCATCCGTCCCGCTTGACAGACGCTTGCAGCATATTGATTATACTCCTCTGCAACTTCTCCTCTTTCTGGAAGTCGAGGCTGTCGTCGAGCgatgattttttgttcattttatgTTTAGCGTATATTTCGTTGATATGGTTGGAGGTCGGCTTCGGCTGCCGGACGGGGGGATAGTCATAAGCGGGATTCGGGTTCCGCTGGGGCCTCACCGGGGGGATATACTGGTGTCGGGGCGGGGCCGGCGGGGAGGGGGACGCGTCGGTGGTGCGGGAGTAGCTCTCGTCGGAGGAGCTGAGGCTGGGGGAGCGCGTGAGGGAGCTGAGCTCGTCGGCGGAGGAGTGCACGCGCGGGCTGCGGGTGAGCGGCAGGCTCTCGCTGGAGCGGGGGCGGGGCAGGCGGGGGCGGCGCTTGTgggcgggcgcgggcggcggctCCTGCGGCCGCGGCCACGGCGCCACCagcgcgcgcggcggcggccaGCGGCCCGCGCcgtgcggcggcggcggcggcgggctcTGCTCGTCTTTCCCCTTCCTCCCTTTGCTCCCCTTGTGGTTGCCGTTGTTCTGGTGGCCGTTGATCGGCAGCAGCGGTTCCGTTTCGGCGGCTACGGACGTCTCTCTCAGAGGCGGCAGTCTGGAAGGGTTGGATGCGGCGCGTCGAGCGGAGTTCTGCAGCATGGCGAGCGGAGTGGCGACCCCGCCGTACGCCGCGGGAGGATTCGGCGTCGGTCCGTTCGAGGTCAGATTTGTAGGACCGTTAGTCGCAGGCGCTCTATCCGTTAAAAAATACGTTGTCATCTCTCCCTTCCCTTTGACCTTCACCTTGCCTCGACACACGAACTGATAAGGCATGTCCTTGAGGACCTGATATACTTCCTCTGTTACTTGCGTGTGGTTCGGTAAACCGGTGGAATCCATTCTCGACGCGACGTTGACTGTGTTCCCCCAAATGTCATATTGAGGTTTTCTTGCGCCTATGACTCCCGCCACGACTGGACCGACATTAATACCTGAACAACCAAAATACAATAGATAAGTTCATAATAAACATTTCCGAAGTATCAATCCTTACTACATTTCACGTTTTCATACTATAGTATATCATTTCGAAGAACAGTAAACTATGACTCAAAATACTCACCAACTctcaacataaaattattgtatgagTTGTCGTTGATGTCCTTCAGCTTATCTCTCATAGCGAACACGAACTCGACGAGGGTGGCCATGTGCTTGCGCGCGCTGGCGTCGTCCGCCATCTTCTTGTCCGGGATGAGGCCCGCCGCCGCCATGTACGTCGACCCCACCGTCTTGATCTTGTCGATCGCGCTGAACCGGTCCTCGCCTAGCAGCTGGAAATCAAGTATCATTAGTTAAGTATTGCAATAAATGTAGTCAGTAAATGAAGAGAAACACGTAGTGGTAGTATATTATTAGATGAAAAATGAACTATGCATAAACGAAACCTCTGATGCTCGGAGTGTTGTTCAATtctaattttcatatttaatatacacatattattattattatttaaaagtaatttttgatgCCTTAGCATCAAAAACTACACTATTTTTTGCTAAGTCATCttccaaacaaacaaaaatatataaaactccaGCCAACCTCATCAAAATCAGCGATGATCTCATTGAGCAGCCGCAGACACTCCATGCCCTGGTTATTCCCGTCGAGCTCCATGTAGAACTCATGGTAGTTGGTGATGGAGGCGAACACCACGCCCACTCGCTGGTACGACTGATGGTACAGCTCCTGGTAACCGCGCCTCTGTCAGCGTGCGGCAAGCGATGGCGGTGATGGTAATGATCGGTTACGGCCAAACGACAAACATGCATGTTACACGGACGTCAGTGGCAGAAAacatatatgtgtatgttaaaCATGCGCTGTTAAAGGATGGGTAAGTTAGTCAGAAAAGAGAAaggaaaaatatctatattataaaatgtagctTCAACCCCGtacagaaaaaataagtaatatggaaataaaaaaatgttccagTCACTCTCATTTCAACTGTATGTATCGGTTTATCATGTCATCACTGGGATCaagcaaaattttacatattgtaGTCAAAACAGTCAGTaagaaaagttaaataacAATTGTTGCAATATAATTCGTAGTAGTTGGTGATGGAGGCGAACACCACGCGCTGGTACAACTGGTGGTACAACTCTTGATACAATGCGCGATGGCAATGATGGTTTTGCCTTATAGGCGGTGATAAAGTGATGTCGCCAGTACGAAAGCATAGTGAAAGAAAGTCTCTATATGGGAAATGGTTTAGTTTATAAGCTAAGTTTTGAAAGGATTTTAGGAATGATAAACAATGGAGATTTTTGGCAGTGGAAATGGAATTTATCTTTTGGAATTTGCCTCATGGTCAATGGTcaaaactgtaatatttttttaataagcatTTAGAATGGGTTCCATCGattatcaattttgtaaattagttTGCAAACATTGATGTGCAATCACAATTACAAAAGCatgatacataattataagcaAGTTGTCGCATGATAAAATGGTATAGGTATAAAGAGATGACATAAAACCTCATgacagaaatatataaatatgtagaaCCATAGCCAATTAACGATTTTATGGCATGCGTGTTAATGTGTGCTTAAGAGCTGGCCCAGACTTAGATTTGAGTTGTAAAATAGACAAACACTTTCATATACAGGCCATATCATTTACCGGTTAAACAATCTAGTATGACACACAGGCCGGGTTATGTTAGTGTTTATTCTATATCACAACAAAATTCTCGACCTCTGAGCACGCCCTAAATTCATAAGCTAAGCGTGACACATTTGGACAAATGAAACCGTATTGTCTATACAtagaacacaaaatatataatagaacaCAAAATCCTTGAAAAACAttaattctataatatatccgttattatatagtatttgcTGTTTATAATAGACTTTTATAAAGACTTTAGTAGACTTGTCAAAACGTCGTATGACAAACGCGTGCATAGATCATTACATACTTGGCTTTATTATAAAGCTCGGCTTTGCCTCGAGCGATAATCCATCTCGTATATCAATATCAACTAATTTAGgccatttttgttatttaaacaatcAAAGTTCCCTAATTTTATTGactgataataattttgcatttttattcttGCGAATACACAGAATACTCACCATGTTACTGTTGGACCTGAACTGCATATCCAAGAAATGAGTAGCCACGTGCGCTGGCAGCAAATTGAACAGTATCCTTCTATTAGATGCCTGAAATTATCAATAACAGATTTTAGGAAAAACACAAACGCACAGAAAATCTATTAGGCATTTAGGCGAATTGTTTTCGACGTAACCCTGAACATTCAAACGAGATGAACCACTGAGGACCcattcgaaattatttttatcatcgaCAATTTTGCTTTCAATGTTTAGTACGGACGGAGTACCAACTACTTCCATGGACGTCGCAATCTGAGGAATCATATTATTTGTGCGTGTTCTCTCATTCGCTAAGTAACAACTTCTTATAGATATTGCCCGCAGCTCCAACCGTGGTAACATGTTTGACCCGGGATCAATAACTTTAtctatttcaattttcaaacGAGATGAAAAGACGACATCAAAAATATAGCTGGAGCAACTGGATCCAAACTGCTCAGAATAAGGAAAGGTAAGGAACAGAAATAGGCCATTTtagaaatttcatcaaaatttaaccTAGCGTTTTAGCCGAGAAAACATGAGTGATTGACTTTTCTAATACTAGAGAGAGGGAGGCAACAATACCTGTAACGCGTCCATGTCTCTCTTCTCATCCCTCGCCTGCGCCTGCCACAGGAAGTCGAGCCTGGCCGTCCactcggtctgccgcgcgtgCAGCAGCACTGCCAACGCTAGCGCCAGCGTCCACGCGCACGCCACGTATGCTGACCCCACCATGCCAGGTCTGGAGACGTTcatcttatatattttagactCGCTTAGAGGCCCAATTTTggtttaaacatatattttgttgccCGACGGAAATCCATATATGGCTTACTTTTTTTGTacgagataaaaataatctctttctctctctatGTCGGTCGCAtccggggctgtgacgccacgaagccCGGGttcagcataaaaaataaacctcaattttttaaagatttggcttggtaatgctattgttaccttaCGTCTGATAAAACCTCATCATTTGTTTCTACTTATTTTAGTTCGACCTTTCATGGGGTCAGCAC
This region includes:
- the rut gene encoding Ca(2+)/calmodulin-responsive adenylate cyclase isoform X1 encodes the protein MDHAVKAMSARGPLARLVARRRFESAELEELYARYACKLQRTSVGWALALWAALAASLAAVDATRGWRRAPQVGILSAHAVLCGGLAWWCGRAGGVAPERRLPRACWLALAGGGVALVSTLPAWGPGAAAEGAAHVVWAVFAAYALLPVGAPAAATFGIILPTVHTVAAALIAHRFPYHVWQQMVGNVVVFICVNIVGALMHSLMETAQRRAFLDTRNCIAARLDMEDENEKLERLLLSVLPQHVAMEMKNDIISPVEGQFHKIYIQKHEQVSILFADIVGFTVLASQCSAQELVRLLNELFGRFDQLANDNHCLRIKILGDCYYCVSGLPEPRSDHARCTVEMGLDMIDAIASVVEATDVQLNMRVGIHTGRVLCGVLGLRKWQYDVWSNDVTLANNMEAGGEPGRVHITQATLECLGGAYEVEPGHGANRNAYLRDHSVQTYFIIPPPRRRKMCLSTGVGLGSSRRKLSFKNVSNVVVQLLHSIKFNVDVPFSNMAASPQELKANAARKVLDLRRALHAEPGSAEALRLASLRAEDVSAALEGPAPPPLPACPATAPHHHTFDAVMQHHALRTHPTMFRPWTLVPLQIAAETNKVTEKFKRPLKKRHSSVYHQPTNRVNKYLAQAIDARSVHREKATHVHLLTLCFKDRGKEEQYRASTDGGWAGSLGAALGALAAAGALQAVILPRTYILLILFVTAFAWSAAVLALTLAARLRLIPCDVSRPFALRNAITTFTIVLGYAVGQVNVVTCRRIDLCQNLTENFTMSDVRLMNGDIAAALWNSDDHRACPVPIYITLGCCLSMLAVAVFLRLPILVKGILLAVMTVGYMALILAWHKALFDCYDLMTEPGMVGSAYVACAWTLALALAVLLHARQTEWTARLDFLWQAQARDEKRDMDALQASNRRILFNLLPAHVATHFLDMQFRSNSNMRRGYQELYHQSYQRVGVVFASITNYHEFYMELDGNNQGMECLRLLNEIIADFDELLGEDRFSAIDKIKTVGSTYMAAAGLIPDKKMADDASARKHMATLVEFVFAMRDKLKDINDNSYNNFMLRVGINVGPVVAGVIGARKPQYDIWGNTVNVASRMDSTGLPNHTQVTEEVYQVLKDMPYQFVCRGKVKVKGKGEMTTYFLTDRAPATNGPTNLTSNGPTPNPPAAYGGVATPLAMLQNSARRAASNPSRLPPLRETSVAAETEPLLPINGHQNNGNHKGSKGRKGKDEQSPPPPPPHGAGRWPPPRALVAPWPRPQEPPPAPAHKRRPRLPRPRSSESLPLTRSPRVHSSADELSSLTRSPSLSSSDESYSRTTDASPSPPAPPRHQYIPPVRPQRNPNPAYDYPPVRQPKPTSNHINEIYAKHKMNKKSSLDDSLDFQKEEKLQRSIINMLQASVKRDGCCQTDKKDVGRLGQRAGSFSGSGSRARAHNLKHLNHDARDPFPKRSPTDVVCVPPFEREIQRLLDDKNVIKSNPQKVERKELKLELRGQNPSLEPGRTGSSSSMGNNNSSPLHLVGLAAIAQLARAEPGPPDFPGVLPTDVVVELPETNHIGRSRSSTSERKAEAITSKEKHENEIQERLHNRVTTSNHREMGLYGESQSEWSSSCSEGEGDGEGGQPESTGYTTDDPALENVSMLNEAGLTDAEAALSDVNSCYFDRDDDVSSRASSRLLDSEALVSLESLSAVYDSDEPAHRYLANIRTVSESITRNFGQPAHVTDAESDV
- the rut gene encoding Ca(2+)/calmodulin-responsive adenylate cyclase isoform X7 produces the protein MDHAVKAMSARGPLARLVARRRFESAELEELYARYACKLQRTSVGWALALWAALAASLAAVDATRGWRRAPQVGILSAHAVLCGGLAWWCGRAGGVAPERRLPRACWLALAGGGVALVSTLPAWGPGAAAEGAAHVVWAVFAAYALLPVGAPAAATFGIILPTVHTVAAALIAHRFPYHVWQQMVGNVVVFICVNIVGALMHSLMETAQRRAFLDTRNCIAARLDMEDENEKLERLLLSVLPQHVAMEMKNDIISPVEGQFHKIYIQKHEQVSILFADIVGFTVLASQCSAQELVRLLNELFGRFDQLANDNHCLRIKILGDCYYCVSGLPEPRSDHARCTVEMGLDMIDAIASVVEATDVQLNMRVGIHTGRVLCGVLGLRKWQYDVWSNDVTLANNMEAGGEPGRVHITQATLECLGGAYEVEPGHGANRNAYLRDHSVQTYFIIPPPRRRKMCLSTGVGLGSSRRKLSFKNVSNVVVQLLHSIKFNVDVPFSNMAASPQELKANAARKVLDLRRALHAEPGSAEALRLASLRAEDNKVTEKFKRPLKKRHSSVYHQPTNRVNKYLAQAIDARSVHREKATHVHLLTLCFKDRGKEEQYRASTDGGWAGSLGAALGALAAAGALQAVILPRTYILLILFVTAFAWSAAVLALTLAARLRLIPCDVSRPFALRNAITTFTIVLGYAVGQVNVVTCRRIDLCQNLTENFTMSDVRLMNGDIAAALWNSDDHRACPVPIYITLGCCLSMLAVAVFLRLPILVKGILLAVMTVGYMALILAWHKALFDCYDLMTEPGMVGSAYVACAWTLALALAVLLHARQTEWTARLDFLWQAQARDEKRDMDALQASNRRILFNLLPAHVATHFLDMQFRSNSNMRRGYQELYHQSYQRVGVVFASITNYHEFYMELDGNNQGMECLRLLNEIIADFDELLGEDRFSAIDKIKTVGSTYMAAAGLIPDKKMADDASARKHMATLVEFVFAMRDKLKDINDNSYNNFMLRVGINVGPVVAGVIGARKPQYDIWGNTVNVASRMDSTGLPNHTQVTEEVYQVLKDMPYQFVCRGKVKVKGKGEMTTYFLTDRAPATNGPTNLTSNGPTPNPPAAYGGVATPLAMLQNSARRAASNPSRLPPLRETSVAAETEPLLPINGHQNNGNHKGSKGRKGKDEQSPPPPPPHGAGRWPPPRALVAPWPRPQEPPPAPAHKRRPRLPRPRSSESLPLTRSPRVHSSADELSSLTRSPSLSSSDESYSRTTDASPSPPAPPRHQYIPPVRPQRNPNPAYDYPPVRQPKPTSNHINEIYAKHKMNKKSSLDDSLDFQKEEKLQRSIINMLQASVKRDGCCQTDKKDVGRLGQRAGSFSGSGSRARAHNLKHLNHDARDPFPKRSPTDVVCVPPFEREIQRLLDDKNVIKSNPQKVERKELKLELRGQNPSLEPGRTGSSSSMGNNNSSPLHLVGLAAIAQLARAEPGPPDFPGVLPTDVVVELPETNHIGRSRSSTSERKAEAITSKEKHENEIQERLHNRVTTSNHREMGLYGESQSEWSSSCSEGEGDGEGGQPESTGYTTDDPALENVSMLNEAGLTDAEAALSDVNSCYFDRDDDVSSRASSRLLDSEALVSLESLSAVYDSDEPAHRYLANIRTVSESITRNFGQPAHVTDAESDV
- the rut gene encoding Ca(2+)/calmodulin-responsive adenylate cyclase isoform X10, with product MDHAVKAMSARGPLARLVARRRFESAELEELYARYACKLQRTSVGWALALWAALAASLAAVDATRGWRRAPQVGILSAHAVLCGGLAWWCGRAGGVAPERRLPRACWLALAGGGVALVSTLPAWGPGAAAEGAAHVVWAVFAAYALLPVGAPAAATFGIILPTVHTVAAALIAHRFPYHVWQQMVGNVVVFICVNIVGALMHSLMETAQRRAFLDTRNCIAARLDMEDENEKLERLLLSVLPQHVAMEMKNDIISPVEGQFHKIYIQKHEQVSILFADIVGFTVLASQCSAQELVRLLNELFGRFDQLANDNHCLRIKILGDCYYCVSGLPEPRSDHARCTVEMGLDMIDAIASVVEATDVQLNMRVGIHTGRVLCGVLGLRKWQYDVWSNDVTLANNMEAGGEPGRVHITQATLECLGGAYEVEPGHGANRNAYLRDHSVQTYFIIPPPRRRKMCLSTGVGLGSSRRKLSFKNVSNVVVQLLHSIKFNVDVPFSNMAASPQELKANAARKNKVTEKFKRPLKKRHSSVYHQPTNRVNKYLAQAIDARSVHREKATHVHLLTLCFKDRGKEEQYRASTDGGWAGSLGAALGALAAAGALQAVILPRTYILLILFVTAFAWSAAVLALTLAARLRLIPCDVSRPFALRNAITTFTIVLGYAVGQVNVVTCRRIDLCQNLTENFTMSDVRLMNGDIAAALWNSDDHRACPVPIYITLGCCLSMLAVAVFLRLPILVKGILLAVMTVGYMALILAWHKALFDCYDLMTEPGMVGSAYVACAWTLALALAVLLHARQTEWTARLDFLWQAQARDEKRDMDALQASNRRILFNLLPAHVATHFLDMQFRSNSNMRRGYQELYHQSYQRVGVVFASITNYHEFYMELDGNNQGMECLRLLNEIIADFDELLGEDRFSAIDKIKTVGSTYMAAAGLIPDKKMADDASARKHMATLVEFVFAMRDKLKDINDNSYNNFMLRVGINVGPVVAGVIGARKPQYDIWGNTVNVASRMDSTGLPNHTQVTEEVYQVLKDMPYQFVCRGKVKVKGKGEMTTYFLTDRAPATNGPTNLTSNGPTPNPPAAYGGVATPLAMLQNSARRAASNPSRLPPLRETSVAAETEPLLPINGHQNNGNHKGSKGRKGKDEQSPPPPPPHGAGRWPPPRALVAPWPRPQEPPPAPAHKRRPRLPRPRSSESLPLTRSPRVHSSADELSSLTRSPSLSSSDESYSRTTDASPSPPAPPRHQYIPPVRPQRNPNPAYDYPPVRQPKPTSNHINEIYAKHKMNKKSSLDDSLDFQKEEKLQRSIINMLQASVKRDGCCQTDKKDVGRLGQRAGSFSGSGSRARAHNLKHLNHDARDPFPKRSPTDVVCVPPFEREIQRLLDDKNVIKSNPQKVERKELKLELRGQNPSLEPGRTGSSSSMGNNNSSPLHLVGLAAIAQLARAEPGPPDFPGVLPTDVVVELPETNHIGRSRSSTSERKAEAITSKEKHENEIQERLHNRVTTSNHREMGLYGESQSEWSSSCSEGEGDGEGGQPESTGYTTDDPALENVSMLNEAGLTDAEAALSDVNSCYFDRDDDVSSRASSRLLDSEALVSLESLSAVYDSDEPAHRYLANIRTVSESITRNFGQPAHVTDAESDV
- the rut gene encoding Ca(2+)/calmodulin-responsive adenylate cyclase isoform X9 encodes the protein MDHAVKAMSARGPLARLVARRRFESAELEELYARYACKLQRTSVGWALALWAALAASLAAVDATRGWRRAPQVGILSAHAVLCGGLAWWCGRAGGVAPERRLPRACWLALAGGGVALVSTLPAWGPGAAAEGAAHVVWAVFAAYALLPVGAPAAATFGIILPTVHTVAAALIAHRFPYHVWQQMVGNVVVFICVNIVGALMHSLMETAQRRAFLDTRNCIAARLDMEDENEKLERLLLSVLPQHVAMEMKNDIISPVEGQFHKIYIQKHEQVSILFADIVGFTVLASQCSAQELVRLLNELFGRFDQLANDNHCLRIKILGDCYYCVSGLPEPRSDHARCTVEMGLDMIDAIASVVEATDVQLNMRVGIHTGRVLCGVLGLRKWQYDVWSNDVTLANNMEAGGEPGRVHITQATLECLGGAYEVEPGHGANRNAYLRDHSVQTYFIIPPPRRRKMCLSTGVGLGSSRRKLSFKNVSNVVVQLLHSIKFNVDVPFSNMAASPQELKANAARKVLDLRRALHAEPGSAEALRLASLRAEDPTNRVNKYLAQAIDARSVHREKATHVHLLTLCFKDRGKEEQYRASTDGGWAGSLGAALGALAAAGALQAVILPRTYILLILFVTAFAWSAAVLALTLAARLRLIPCDVSRPFALRNAITTFTIVLGYAVGQVNVVTCRRIDLCQNLTENFTMSDVRLMNGDIAAALWNSDDHRACPVPIYITLGCCLSMLAVAVFLRLPILVKGILLAVMTVGYMALILAWHKALFDCYDLMTEPGMVGSAYVACAWTLALALAVLLHARQTEWTARLDFLWQAQARDEKRDMDALQASNRRILFNLLPAHVATHFLDMQFRSNSNMRRGYQELYHQSYQRVGVVFASITNYHEFYMELDGNNQGMECLRLLNEIIADFDELLGEDRFSAIDKIKTVGSTYMAAAGLIPDKKMADDASARKHMATLVEFVFAMRDKLKDINDNSYNNFMLRVGINVGPVVAGVIGARKPQYDIWGNTVNVASRMDSTGLPNHTQVTEEVYQVLKDMPYQFVCRGKVKVKGKGEMTTYFLTDRAPATNGPTNLTSNGPTPNPPAAYGGVATPLAMLQNSARRAASNPSRLPPLRETSVAAETEPLLPINGHQNNGNHKGSKGRKGKDEQSPPPPPPHGAGRWPPPRALVAPWPRPQEPPPAPAHKRRPRLPRPRSSESLPLTRSPRVHSSADELSSLTRSPSLSSSDESYSRTTDASPSPPAPPRHQYIPPVRPQRNPNPAYDYPPVRQPKPTSNHINEIYAKHKMNKKSSLDDSLDFQKEEKLQRSIINMLQASVKRDGCCQTDKKDVGRLGQRAGSFSGSGSRARAHNLKHLNHDARDPFPKRSPTDVVCVPPFEREIQRLLDDKNVIKSNPQKVERKELKLELRGQNPSLEPGRTGSSSSMGNNNSSPLHLVGLAAIAQLARAEPGPPDFPGVLPTDVVVELPETNHIGRSRSSTSERKAEAITSKEKHENEIQERLHNRVTTSNHREMGLYGESQSEWSSSCSEGEGDGEGGQPESTGYTTDDPALENVSMLNEAGLTDAEAALSDVNSCYFDRDDDVSSRASSRLLDSEALVSLESLSAVYDSDEPAHRYLANIRTVSESITRNFGQPAHVTDAESDV